The Rhinopithecus roxellana isolate Shanxi Qingling chromosome 13, ASM756505v1, whole genome shotgun sequence genome contains a region encoding:
- the SLCO4A1 gene encoding solute carrier organic anion transporter family member 4A1 isoform X3, with product MKRRGRPGRPERGAQRCAAARPWRRGRTHQPLGYHLATPTEATHTVAEASRSPGRGAEMPLHPLGDKPLTFPSPNSTMENGLDHGTPLSPGSLRSAAHSPLDTSKQPLCQPWAEKRGAQGTHEVQYVSAGQSVACGWWAFAPPCLQVLNTPKGILFFLCAAAFLQGMTVNGFINTVITSLERRYDLHSYQSGLIASSYDIAACLCLTFVSYFGGSGHKPRWLGWGVLVMGTGSLVFALPHFTAGRYEVEADTGVRTCPANPSAACADRTSGLHRYQLVFMLGQFLHGVGATPLYTLGVTYLDENVKSSYSPVYIAIFYTAAILGPAAGYLIGGALLNIYTEVGRRTELTTESPLWVGAWWVGFLGSGAAAFFTAVPILGYPRQLPGSQRYTVMRAAEMHQLQDSSHQEASNPDFGKTIRDLPLSIWLLLKNPTFILLCLAGATEATLITGMSTFSPKFLESQFSLSASEAATLFGYLVVPAGGGGTFLGGFFVNKLRLRGSAVIKFCLFCTVVSLLGILVFSLHCPGVPMAGVTASYGGSLLPEGHVNLTAPCNTACGCQPEHYSPVCGSDGLMYFSLCHAGCPAATEMNVDGQKVYRDCSCVPQNLSSGSGHATAGKCTSTCQRKPLLLVFIFVVIFFTFLSSIPALTATLRCVRDPQRSFALGIQWIVVRILGGIPGPIAFGWVIDKACLLWQDQCGQQGSCLVYQNSAMSRYILIMGLLFKVLGVLFFATACCLYKPLSESSDGLEVCLPSQSSAPGSATESQLQSSI from the exons ATGAAGAGGCGCGGGCGGCCGGGGAGGCCAGAGCGTGGAGCGCAGCGCTGCGCGGCGGCCAGGCCCTGGAGAAGAGGACG GACACACCAGCCCCTTGGATACCACTTGGCCACTCCCACGGAGGCCACTCACACTGTGGCTGAAGCCTCGAGGTCACCAGGCAGAGGCGCAGAGATGCCCCTGCACCCGCTGGGGGACAAGCCGCTCACCTTTCCCAGCCCCAATTCAACCATGGAAAACGGGCTTGACCACGGCACGCCCCTGAGCCCCGGCTCCCTGCGCTCCGCTGCCCATAGTCCCCTGGACACCAGCAAACAGCCCCTCTGCCAGCCCTGGGCCGAGAAGCGTGGCGCCCAGGGAACCCACGAGGTGCAGTACGTCTCGGCCGGGCAGAGCGTGGCGTGCGGCTGGTGGGCCTTCGCACCCCCGTGCCTGCAGGTCCTCAACACACCCAAGGGCATCCTGTTCTTCCTGTGCGCGGCCGCATTCCTGCAGGGGATGACCGTGAACGGTTTCATCAACACGGTCATCACCTCCCTGGAGCGTCGCTACGACCTGCACAGCTACCAGAGCGGCCTCATCGCCAGCTCCTACGACATcgccgcctgcctctgcctcacctTCGTGAGCTACTTCGGGGGCTCAGGGCACAAGCCGCGCTGGCTGGGCTGGGGCGTGCTGGTCATGGGCACGGGGTCACTGGTGTTCGCCCTGCCCCACTTCACAGCTGGCCGCTACGAGGTGGAGGCGGACACGGGCGTCAGGACGTGCCCTGCCAACCCCAGCGCAGCGTGTGCGGACCGCACCTCGGGCCTGCACCGCTACCAGCTGGTCTTCATGCTGGGCCAGTTCCTGCATGGCGTGGGCGCCACCCCCCTCTACACGCTGGGCGTCACCTACCTGGATGAGAATGTCAAGTCCAGCTACTCGCCCGTCTACATTG CCATCTTCTACACGGCAGCCATCCTGGGCCCCGCTGCTGGCTACCTGATCGGAGGTGCCCTGCTGAACATCTACACGGAAGTGGGCCGACG GACGGAGCTGACTACCGAGAGCCCGCTGTGGGTCGGTGCCTGGTGGGTCGGCTTCCTGGGCTCCGGGGCTGCTGCCTTCTTCACCGCCGTTCCCATCCTTGGTTACCCTCGGCAGCTGCCAG GCTCCCAGCGCTACACGGTCATGAGAGCGGCGGAAATGCACCAGTTGCAGGACAGCAGCCACCAGGAGGCGAGCAACCCGGACTTCGGGAAAACCATCAGAGACCTGCCTCT CTCCATCTGGCTCCTCCTGAAGAACCCCACGTTCATCCTGCTGTGCCTGGCTGGGGCCACTGAGGCCACACTCATCACTGGCATGTCCACGTTTAGCCCCAAGTTCTTGGAGTCCCAGTTCAGCCTGAGTGCCTCGGAAGCTGCCACCTTGTTTG ggtACCTGGTGGTGCCAGCAGGCGGTGGTGGCACCTTCCTGGGTGGCTTCTTTGTGAACAAGCTCAGGCTCCGGGGCTCCGCGGTCATCAAGTTCTGCCTGTTCTGCACCGTCGTCAGCCTGCTGGGCATCCTCGTCTTCTCCCTGCACTGCCCCGGTGTGCCCATGGCGGGCGTCACAGCCAGTTACGGCGGGAG CCTCCTGCCCGAAGGCCACGTGAACCTAACGGCACCCTGCAACACTGCCTGTGGCTGCCAGCCAGAGCACTACAGCCCTGTGTGTGGCTCAGACGGCCTCATGTACTTCTCGCTGTGCCATGCAGGGTGCCCTGCAGCCACTGAGATGAATGTGGATGGCCAGAAG GTGTACCGAGACTGTAGCTGTGTCCCTCAGAACCTGTCCTCTGGTTCTGGCCATGCCACTGCAGGGAAATGCACTTCAACTTGTCAGAGAAAGCCCCtccttctggttttcatattCGTTGTAATTTTCTTTACATTCCTCAGCAGCATTCCTGCACTAACGGCAACTCTACG ATGTGTCCGTGACCCTCAGAGATCCTTTGCCCTGGGAATCCAGTGGATTGTAGTTAGAATACTAG GGGGCATCCCGGGGCCCATCGCCTTCGGCTGGGTGATCGACAAGGCCTGTCTGCTGTGGCAGGACCAGTGTGGCCAGCAGGGCTCCTGCTTGGTGTACCAGAACTCGGCCATGAGCCGCTACATCCTCATCATGGGGCTCCTGTTCAAG GTGCTGGGCGTCCTCTTCTTTGCCACAGCCTGCTGTTTATACAAGCCCCTGTCGGAGTCTTCAGATGGCCTGGAAGTTTGTCTGCCCAGCCAGTCCTCGGCCCCTGGCAGTGCCACAGAGAGCCAGCTCCAGAGCAGCATCTGA
- the SLCO4A1 gene encoding solute carrier organic anion transporter family member 4A1 isoform X1, producing the protein MNEEARAAGEARAWSAALRGGQALEKRTPATQVGAPESPAGGPLQRVRGGSGTHQPLGYHLATPTEATHTVAEASRSPGRGAEMPLHPLGDKPLTFPSPNSTMENGLDHGTPLSPGSLRSAAHSPLDTSKQPLCQPWAEKRGAQGTHEVQYVSAGQSVACGWWAFAPPCLQVLNTPKGILFFLCAAAFLQGMTVNGFINTVITSLERRYDLHSYQSGLIASSYDIAACLCLTFVSYFGGSGHKPRWLGWGVLVMGTGSLVFALPHFTAGRYEVEADTGVRTCPANPSAACADRTSGLHRYQLVFMLGQFLHGVGATPLYTLGVTYLDENVKSSYSPVYIAIFYTAAILGPAAGYLIGGALLNIYTEVGRRTELTTESPLWVGAWWVGFLGSGAAAFFTAVPILGYPRQLPGSQRYTVMRAAEMHQLQDSSHQEASNPDFGKTIRDLPLSIWLLLKNPTFILLCLAGATEATLITGMSTFSPKFLESQFSLSASEAATLFGYLVVPAGGGGTFLGGFFVNKLRLRGSAVIKFCLFCTVVSLLGILVFSLHCPGVPMAGVTASYGGSLLPEGHVNLTAPCNTACGCQPEHYSPVCGSDGLMYFSLCHAGCPAATEMNVDGQKVYRDCSCVPQNLSSGSGHATAGKCTSTCQRKPLLLVFIFVVIFFTFLSSIPALTATLRCVRDPQRSFALGIQWIVVRILGGIPGPIAFGWVIDKACLLWQDQCGQQGSCLVYQNSAMSRYILIMGLLFKVLGVLFFATACCLYKPLSESSDGLEVCLPSQSSAPGSATESQLQSSI; encoded by the exons ATGAATGAAGAGGCGCGGGCGGCCGGGGAGGCCAGAGCGTGGAGCGCAGCGCTGCGCGGCGGCCAGGCCCTGGAGAAGAGGACG CCGGCTACGCAGGTAGGAGCTCCCGAGTCGCCCGCAGGAGGACCGCTGCAGCGGGTGCGGGGAGGAAGCGG GACACACCAGCCCCTTGGATACCACTTGGCCACTCCCACGGAGGCCACTCACACTGTGGCTGAAGCCTCGAGGTCACCAGGCAGAGGCGCAGAGATGCCCCTGCACCCGCTGGGGGACAAGCCGCTCACCTTTCCCAGCCCCAATTCAACCATGGAAAACGGGCTTGACCACGGCACGCCCCTGAGCCCCGGCTCCCTGCGCTCCGCTGCCCATAGTCCCCTGGACACCAGCAAACAGCCCCTCTGCCAGCCCTGGGCCGAGAAGCGTGGCGCCCAGGGAACCCACGAGGTGCAGTACGTCTCGGCCGGGCAGAGCGTGGCGTGCGGCTGGTGGGCCTTCGCACCCCCGTGCCTGCAGGTCCTCAACACACCCAAGGGCATCCTGTTCTTCCTGTGCGCGGCCGCATTCCTGCAGGGGATGACCGTGAACGGTTTCATCAACACGGTCATCACCTCCCTGGAGCGTCGCTACGACCTGCACAGCTACCAGAGCGGCCTCATCGCCAGCTCCTACGACATcgccgcctgcctctgcctcacctTCGTGAGCTACTTCGGGGGCTCAGGGCACAAGCCGCGCTGGCTGGGCTGGGGCGTGCTGGTCATGGGCACGGGGTCACTGGTGTTCGCCCTGCCCCACTTCACAGCTGGCCGCTACGAGGTGGAGGCGGACACGGGCGTCAGGACGTGCCCTGCCAACCCCAGCGCAGCGTGTGCGGACCGCACCTCGGGCCTGCACCGCTACCAGCTGGTCTTCATGCTGGGCCAGTTCCTGCATGGCGTGGGCGCCACCCCCCTCTACACGCTGGGCGTCACCTACCTGGATGAGAATGTCAAGTCCAGCTACTCGCCCGTCTACATTG CCATCTTCTACACGGCAGCCATCCTGGGCCCCGCTGCTGGCTACCTGATCGGAGGTGCCCTGCTGAACATCTACACGGAAGTGGGCCGACG GACGGAGCTGACTACCGAGAGCCCGCTGTGGGTCGGTGCCTGGTGGGTCGGCTTCCTGGGCTCCGGGGCTGCTGCCTTCTTCACCGCCGTTCCCATCCTTGGTTACCCTCGGCAGCTGCCAG GCTCCCAGCGCTACACGGTCATGAGAGCGGCGGAAATGCACCAGTTGCAGGACAGCAGCCACCAGGAGGCGAGCAACCCGGACTTCGGGAAAACCATCAGAGACCTGCCTCT CTCCATCTGGCTCCTCCTGAAGAACCCCACGTTCATCCTGCTGTGCCTGGCTGGGGCCACTGAGGCCACACTCATCACTGGCATGTCCACGTTTAGCCCCAAGTTCTTGGAGTCCCAGTTCAGCCTGAGTGCCTCGGAAGCTGCCACCTTGTTTG ggtACCTGGTGGTGCCAGCAGGCGGTGGTGGCACCTTCCTGGGTGGCTTCTTTGTGAACAAGCTCAGGCTCCGGGGCTCCGCGGTCATCAAGTTCTGCCTGTTCTGCACCGTCGTCAGCCTGCTGGGCATCCTCGTCTTCTCCCTGCACTGCCCCGGTGTGCCCATGGCGGGCGTCACAGCCAGTTACGGCGGGAG CCTCCTGCCCGAAGGCCACGTGAACCTAACGGCACCCTGCAACACTGCCTGTGGCTGCCAGCCAGAGCACTACAGCCCTGTGTGTGGCTCAGACGGCCTCATGTACTTCTCGCTGTGCCATGCAGGGTGCCCTGCAGCCACTGAGATGAATGTGGATGGCCAGAAG GTGTACCGAGACTGTAGCTGTGTCCCTCAGAACCTGTCCTCTGGTTCTGGCCATGCCACTGCAGGGAAATGCACTTCAACTTGTCAGAGAAAGCCCCtccttctggttttcatattCGTTGTAATTTTCTTTACATTCCTCAGCAGCATTCCTGCACTAACGGCAACTCTACG ATGTGTCCGTGACCCTCAGAGATCCTTTGCCCTGGGAATCCAGTGGATTGTAGTTAGAATACTAG GGGGCATCCCGGGGCCCATCGCCTTCGGCTGGGTGATCGACAAGGCCTGTCTGCTGTGGCAGGACCAGTGTGGCCAGCAGGGCTCCTGCTTGGTGTACCAGAACTCGGCCATGAGCCGCTACATCCTCATCATGGGGCTCCTGTTCAAG GTGCTGGGCGTCCTCTTCTTTGCCACAGCCTGCTGTTTATACAAGCCCCTGTCGGAGTCTTCAGATGGCCTGGAAGTTTGTCTGCCCAGCCAGTCCTCGGCCCCTGGCAGTGCCACAGAGAGCCAGCTCCAGAGCAGCATCTGA
- the SLCO4A1 gene encoding solute carrier organic anion transporter family member 4A1 isoform X2: MGVLECSRLVVLYPWRDTSLLTRRSSHRTHQPLGYHLATPTEATHTVAEASRSPGRGAEMPLHPLGDKPLTFPSPNSTMENGLDHGTPLSPGSLRSAAHSPLDTSKQPLCQPWAEKRGAQGTHEVQYVSAGQSVACGWWAFAPPCLQVLNTPKGILFFLCAAAFLQGMTVNGFINTVITSLERRYDLHSYQSGLIASSYDIAACLCLTFVSYFGGSGHKPRWLGWGVLVMGTGSLVFALPHFTAGRYEVEADTGVRTCPANPSAACADRTSGLHRYQLVFMLGQFLHGVGATPLYTLGVTYLDENVKSSYSPVYIAIFYTAAILGPAAGYLIGGALLNIYTEVGRRTELTTESPLWVGAWWVGFLGSGAAAFFTAVPILGYPRQLPGSQRYTVMRAAEMHQLQDSSHQEASNPDFGKTIRDLPLSIWLLLKNPTFILLCLAGATEATLITGMSTFSPKFLESQFSLSASEAATLFGYLVVPAGGGGTFLGGFFVNKLRLRGSAVIKFCLFCTVVSLLGILVFSLHCPGVPMAGVTASYGGSLLPEGHVNLTAPCNTACGCQPEHYSPVCGSDGLMYFSLCHAGCPAATEMNVDGQKVYRDCSCVPQNLSSGSGHATAGKCTSTCQRKPLLLVFIFVVIFFTFLSSIPALTATLRCVRDPQRSFALGIQWIVVRILGGIPGPIAFGWVIDKACLLWQDQCGQQGSCLVYQNSAMSRYILIMGLLFKVLGVLFFATACCLYKPLSESSDGLEVCLPSQSSAPGSATESQLQSSI, encoded by the exons ATGGGTGTGCTGGAATGTTCCCGCCTGGTCGTGCTATATCCGTGGAGAGACACGAGCTTGCTAACCAGACGTTCTTCTCACAGGACACACCAGCCCCTTGGATACCACTTGGCCACTCCCACGGAGGCCACTCACACTGTGGCTGAAGCCTCGAGGTCACCAGGCAGAGGCGCAGAGATGCCCCTGCACCCGCTGGGGGACAAGCCGCTCACCTTTCCCAGCCCCAATTCAACCATGGAAAACGGGCTTGACCACGGCACGCCCCTGAGCCCCGGCTCCCTGCGCTCCGCTGCCCATAGTCCCCTGGACACCAGCAAACAGCCCCTCTGCCAGCCCTGGGCCGAGAAGCGTGGCGCCCAGGGAACCCACGAGGTGCAGTACGTCTCGGCCGGGCAGAGCGTGGCGTGCGGCTGGTGGGCCTTCGCACCCCCGTGCCTGCAGGTCCTCAACACACCCAAGGGCATCCTGTTCTTCCTGTGCGCGGCCGCATTCCTGCAGGGGATGACCGTGAACGGTTTCATCAACACGGTCATCACCTCCCTGGAGCGTCGCTACGACCTGCACAGCTACCAGAGCGGCCTCATCGCCAGCTCCTACGACATcgccgcctgcctctgcctcacctTCGTGAGCTACTTCGGGGGCTCAGGGCACAAGCCGCGCTGGCTGGGCTGGGGCGTGCTGGTCATGGGCACGGGGTCACTGGTGTTCGCCCTGCCCCACTTCACAGCTGGCCGCTACGAGGTGGAGGCGGACACGGGCGTCAGGACGTGCCCTGCCAACCCCAGCGCAGCGTGTGCGGACCGCACCTCGGGCCTGCACCGCTACCAGCTGGTCTTCATGCTGGGCCAGTTCCTGCATGGCGTGGGCGCCACCCCCCTCTACACGCTGGGCGTCACCTACCTGGATGAGAATGTCAAGTCCAGCTACTCGCCCGTCTACATTG CCATCTTCTACACGGCAGCCATCCTGGGCCCCGCTGCTGGCTACCTGATCGGAGGTGCCCTGCTGAACATCTACACGGAAGTGGGCCGACG GACGGAGCTGACTACCGAGAGCCCGCTGTGGGTCGGTGCCTGGTGGGTCGGCTTCCTGGGCTCCGGGGCTGCTGCCTTCTTCACCGCCGTTCCCATCCTTGGTTACCCTCGGCAGCTGCCAG GCTCCCAGCGCTACACGGTCATGAGAGCGGCGGAAATGCACCAGTTGCAGGACAGCAGCCACCAGGAGGCGAGCAACCCGGACTTCGGGAAAACCATCAGAGACCTGCCTCT CTCCATCTGGCTCCTCCTGAAGAACCCCACGTTCATCCTGCTGTGCCTGGCTGGGGCCACTGAGGCCACACTCATCACTGGCATGTCCACGTTTAGCCCCAAGTTCTTGGAGTCCCAGTTCAGCCTGAGTGCCTCGGAAGCTGCCACCTTGTTTG ggtACCTGGTGGTGCCAGCAGGCGGTGGTGGCACCTTCCTGGGTGGCTTCTTTGTGAACAAGCTCAGGCTCCGGGGCTCCGCGGTCATCAAGTTCTGCCTGTTCTGCACCGTCGTCAGCCTGCTGGGCATCCTCGTCTTCTCCCTGCACTGCCCCGGTGTGCCCATGGCGGGCGTCACAGCCAGTTACGGCGGGAG CCTCCTGCCCGAAGGCCACGTGAACCTAACGGCACCCTGCAACACTGCCTGTGGCTGCCAGCCAGAGCACTACAGCCCTGTGTGTGGCTCAGACGGCCTCATGTACTTCTCGCTGTGCCATGCAGGGTGCCCTGCAGCCACTGAGATGAATGTGGATGGCCAGAAG GTGTACCGAGACTGTAGCTGTGTCCCTCAGAACCTGTCCTCTGGTTCTGGCCATGCCACTGCAGGGAAATGCACTTCAACTTGTCAGAGAAAGCCCCtccttctggttttcatattCGTTGTAATTTTCTTTACATTCCTCAGCAGCATTCCTGCACTAACGGCAACTCTACG ATGTGTCCGTGACCCTCAGAGATCCTTTGCCCTGGGAATCCAGTGGATTGTAGTTAGAATACTAG GGGGCATCCCGGGGCCCATCGCCTTCGGCTGGGTGATCGACAAGGCCTGTCTGCTGTGGCAGGACCAGTGTGGCCAGCAGGGCTCCTGCTTGGTGTACCAGAACTCGGCCATGAGCCGCTACATCCTCATCATGGGGCTCCTGTTCAAG GTGCTGGGCGTCCTCTTCTTTGCCACAGCCTGCTGTTTATACAAGCCCCTGTCGGAGTCTTCAGATGGCCTGGAAGTTTGTCTGCCCAGCCAGTCCTCGGCCCCTGGCAGTGCCACAGAGAGCCAGCTCCAGAGCAGCATCTGA